A single genomic interval of Pyrus communis chromosome 7, drPyrComm1.1, whole genome shotgun sequence harbors:
- the LOC137739531 gene encoding uncharacterized protein isoform X3 → METVVGVEGNDEGMCEESRVEKSSSSLSSPKQIADPVVYKLVRVEGDGRLVPATDDEVMEVEDFLVDETVELPVITEAGNGRCISNEESSSGKPQKESSEGVSHSENTEADVKLSARLEDIVPSSSLSPDGSHINESGRIGECSKQPLDGPIESGSSASVICTGPKPDINTLKGEICLDNLSIRELHELFRATFGRETTVKDKLWLKRRITMALTNSCDVSTTTFTIVDNKLVNKGKDDSIQNADGMLTEGSDGEAKNLGYETSPTSHSSKMENHVTVSGKRLVNISAELDCGSEDLHTDQRAAKRIRKPTKRYIEELSEVESKDCSPKVISPVKSAGQQQTSPNSCRPLGNVPLNERAIATRLDPLGSVTNVPPNERTFVTRLDSLGGSGVQVPYVSRVRRSRPRKNIMALMKFDMSGMGVTAKLVKEAFSVRSSVSESEHADKVLKVRSASERMKPRCIAEPEEDKRRSLMGTIEPRRNLGIKQTDSSEDNSDDGTAQIPTAKGGMRRKHHRAWTLVEVIKLVEGVSKCGTGRWSEIKRLSFASYSYRTSVDLKDKWRNLLKASVAQTPPDDGINSRKHASVPIPASILLKVRKLAEMQVQVPPNLGPSKLATVSSRSVHQMRPGFL, encoded by the exons ATGGAAACAGTGGTCGGTGTTGAGGGGAATGATGAAGGGATGTGTGAGGAGAGTAGGGTTGAGAAAAGTAGCTCTTCTTTGTCTTCGCCAAAGCAGATTGCCGATCCTGTTGTATACAAGCTCGTTCGG GTTGAAGGTGATGGGAGATTAGTGCCAGCAACAGATGATGAAGTAATGGAAGTTGAGGATTTTCTTGTTGATGAGACGGTTGAATTACCTGTTATTACAGAGGCTGGAAATGGTCGGTGCATTTCCAACGAAGAGTCTTCCTCTGGGAAACCTCAGAAAGAAAGCTCAGAAG GTGTCTCACATTCAGAGAACACAGAAGCTGATGTGAAATTAAGTGCACGGCTTGAG GATATTGTTCCTTCTTCATCACTAAGTCCAGATGGAAGCCATATTAATGAATCTGGGAGAATTGGGGAGTGCTCAAAACAACCGCTGGATGGACCAATAGAAAGTGGGTCATCAGCTTCTGTCATCTGCACTGGTCCAAAGCCTGATATTAATACACTAAAGGGGGAGATATGCTTGGACAACCTATCAATTAGAGAACTTCATGAATTATTTCGGGCAACTTTTGGGAGAGAAACTACTGTTAAGGACAAGTTATGGCTTAAGAGGAGGATCACAATGGCGTTGACTAACTCTTGTGATGTTTCAACAACAACTTTCACTATTGTAGATAACAAATTGGTGAACAAGGGTAAAGATGATAGCATTCAGAACGCAGATGGTATGCTCACTGAGGGGTCAGATGGTGAAGCAAAGAATCTTGGGTATGAAACTTCACCAACTAGCCACAGTAGCAAAATGGAAAATCATGTCACTGTTTCAGGCAAGAGATTGGTAAACATTAGTGCAGAACTGGATTGTGGAAGTGAGGACCTTCACACAGATCAGAGAGCTGCCAAACGAATTCGAAAGCCCACTAAGAGATATATTGAAGAGCTTTCTGAAGTTGAATCAAAAGATTGTAGCCCAAAAGTGATTAGTCCAGTTAAAAGTGCGGGACAGCAACAAACATCTCCAAATTCTTGTAGGCCTCTTGGAAATGTCCCTTTAAATGAGAGAGCTATTGCCACCAGGTTGGACCCTCTTGGAAGTGTGACAAATGTCCCTCCAAATGAGAGAACGTTTGTCACCAGGTTGGATTCTCTTGGCGGATCTGGGGTTCAGGTTCCTTATGTTTCTCGAGTTCGTAGAAGCCGTCCAAGGAAAAATATTATGGCCCTTATG aaGTTTGATATGAGTGGAATGGGTGTGACAGCTAAACTTGTAAAAGAGGCCTTTAGTGTGCGTAGTTCTGTATCAGAGAGTGAGCATGCAGACAAAGTCTTGAAAGTCAGATCTGCTTCTGAACGGATGAAACCACGG TGTATTGCTGAGCCAGAGGAAGACAAACGTCGCTCACTAATGGGCACAATCGAACCGCGAAGGAACTTGGGCATTAAACAGACAGATTCATCCGAGGACAATTCAGATGATGGTACAGCCCAGATTCCCACAGCGAAAGGTGGAATGAGGAGGAAACACCATCGAGCTTGGACTCTTGTTGAGGTTATAAAATTAGTTGAGGGTGTCTCTAAGTGTGGCACTGGGAGGTGGTCTGAGATCAAAAGGCTTTCCTTTGCATCGTATTCATATCGCACTTCTGTTGATCTCAAG GACAAGTGGAGAAACCTGCTGAAAGCTAGCGTTGCGCAAACGCCTCCTGATGATGGA ATAAACTCCCGGAAACATGCTTCAGTACCCATCCCGGCATCAATTTTGTTAAAAGTAAGAAAGCTTGCTGAGAT
- the LOC137739531 gene encoding uncharacterized protein isoform X1, with the protein METVVGVEGNDEGMCEESRVEKSSSSLSSPKQIADPVVYKLVRVEGDGRLVPATDDEVMEVEDFLVDETVELPVITEAGNGRCISNEESSSGKPQKESSEGVSHSENTEADVKLSARLEYIEEMLQKVKQEERLRLACGSPDHSSAFMNVDIQCSDQHDKLPAIDERLQSEIPLQDIVPSSSLSPDGSHINESGRIGECSKQPLDGPIESGSSASVICTGPKPDINTLKGEICLDNLSIRELHELFRATFGRETTVKDKLWLKRRITMALTNSCDVSTTTFTIVDNKLVNKGKDDSIQNADGMLTEGSDGEAKNLGYETSPTSHSSKMENHVTVSGKRLVNISAELDCGSEDLHTDQRAAKRIRKPTKRYIEELSEVESKDCSPKVISPVKSAGQQQTSPNSCRPLGNVPLNERAIATRLDPLGSVTNVPPNERTFVTRLDSLGGSGVQVPYVSRVRRSRPRKNIMALMKFDMSGMGVTAKLVKEAFSVRSSVSESEHADKVLKVRSASERMKPRCIAEPEEDKRRSLMGTIEPRRNLGIKQTDSSEDNSDDGTAQIPTAKGGMRRKHHRAWTLVEVIKLVEGVSKCGTGRWSEIKRLSFASYSYRTSVDLKDKWRNLLKASVAQTPPDDGINSRKHASVPIPASILLKVRKLAEMQVQVPPNLGPSKLATVSSRSVHQMRPGFL; encoded by the exons ATGGAAACAGTGGTCGGTGTTGAGGGGAATGATGAAGGGATGTGTGAGGAGAGTAGGGTTGAGAAAAGTAGCTCTTCTTTGTCTTCGCCAAAGCAGATTGCCGATCCTGTTGTATACAAGCTCGTTCGG GTTGAAGGTGATGGGAGATTAGTGCCAGCAACAGATGATGAAGTAATGGAAGTTGAGGATTTTCTTGTTGATGAGACGGTTGAATTACCTGTTATTACAGAGGCTGGAAATGGTCGGTGCATTTCCAACGAAGAGTCTTCCTCTGGGAAACCTCAGAAAGAAAGCTCAGAAG GTGTCTCACATTCAGAGAACACAGAAGCTGATGTGAAATTAAGTGCACGGCTTGAG TACATTGAGGAGATGTTGCAAAAGGTCAAACAGGAAGAGAGGCTCCGCTTAGCATGTGGATCTCCTGATCATTCTTCTGCTTTTATGAATGTAGACATCCAGTGTTCTGATCAGCATGATAAATTACCTGCTATTGATGAGAGGCTGCAATCTGAAATTCCTTTGCAGGATATTGTTCCTTCTTCATCACTAAGTCCAGATGGAAGCCATATTAATGAATCTGGGAGAATTGGGGAGTGCTCAAAACAACCGCTGGATGGACCAATAGAAAGTGGGTCATCAGCTTCTGTCATCTGCACTGGTCCAAAGCCTGATATTAATACACTAAAGGGGGAGATATGCTTGGACAACCTATCAATTAGAGAACTTCATGAATTATTTCGGGCAACTTTTGGGAGAGAAACTACTGTTAAGGACAAGTTATGGCTTAAGAGGAGGATCACAATGGCGTTGACTAACTCTTGTGATGTTTCAACAACAACTTTCACTATTGTAGATAACAAATTGGTGAACAAGGGTAAAGATGATAGCATTCAGAACGCAGATGGTATGCTCACTGAGGGGTCAGATGGTGAAGCAAAGAATCTTGGGTATGAAACTTCACCAACTAGCCACAGTAGCAAAATGGAAAATCATGTCACTGTTTCAGGCAAGAGATTGGTAAACATTAGTGCAGAACTGGATTGTGGAAGTGAGGACCTTCACACAGATCAGAGAGCTGCCAAACGAATTCGAAAGCCCACTAAGAGATATATTGAAGAGCTTTCTGAAGTTGAATCAAAAGATTGTAGCCCAAAAGTGATTAGTCCAGTTAAAAGTGCGGGACAGCAACAAACATCTCCAAATTCTTGTAGGCCTCTTGGAAATGTCCCTTTAAATGAGAGAGCTATTGCCACCAGGTTGGACCCTCTTGGAAGTGTGACAAATGTCCCTCCAAATGAGAGAACGTTTGTCACCAGGTTGGATTCTCTTGGCGGATCTGGGGTTCAGGTTCCTTATGTTTCTCGAGTTCGTAGAAGCCGTCCAAGGAAAAATATTATGGCCCTTATG aaGTTTGATATGAGTGGAATGGGTGTGACAGCTAAACTTGTAAAAGAGGCCTTTAGTGTGCGTAGTTCTGTATCAGAGAGTGAGCATGCAGACAAAGTCTTGAAAGTCAGATCTGCTTCTGAACGGATGAAACCACGG TGTATTGCTGAGCCAGAGGAAGACAAACGTCGCTCACTAATGGGCACAATCGAACCGCGAAGGAACTTGGGCATTAAACAGACAGATTCATCCGAGGACAATTCAGATGATGGTACAGCCCAGATTCCCACAGCGAAAGGTGGAATGAGGAGGAAACACCATCGAGCTTGGACTCTTGTTGAGGTTATAAAATTAGTTGAGGGTGTCTCTAAGTGTGGCACTGGGAGGTGGTCTGAGATCAAAAGGCTTTCCTTTGCATCGTATTCATATCGCACTTCTGTTGATCTCAAG GACAAGTGGAGAAACCTGCTGAAAGCTAGCGTTGCGCAAACGCCTCCTGATGATGGA ATAAACTCCCGGAAACATGCTTCAGTACCCATCCCGGCATCAATTTTGTTAAAAGTAAGAAAGCTTGCTGAGAT
- the LOC137739531 gene encoding uncharacterized protein isoform X2 gives METVVGVEGNDEGMCEESRVEKSSSSLSSPKQIADPVVYKLVRVEGDGRLVPATDDEVMEVEDFLVDETVELPVITEAGNGRCISNEESSSGKPQKESSEGVSHSENTEADVKLSARLEYIEEMLQKVKQEERLRLACGSPDHSSAFMNVDIQCSDQHDKLPAIDERLQSEIPLQDIVPSSSLSPDGSHINESGRIGECSKQPLDGPIESGSSASVICTGPKPDINTLKGEICLDNLSIRELHELFRATFGRETTVKDKLWLKRRITMALTNSCDVSTTTFTIVDNKLVNKGKDDSIQNADGMLTEGSDGEAKNLGYETSPTSHSSKMENHVTVSGKRLVNISAELDCGSEDLHTDQRAAKRIRKPTKRYIEELSEVESKDCSPKVISPVKSAGQQQTSPNSCRPLGNVPLNERAIATRLDPLGSVTNVPPNERTFVTRLDSLGGSGVQVPYVSRVRRSRPRKNIMALMFDMSGMGVTAKLVKEAFSVRSSVSESEHADKVLKVRSASERMKPRCIAEPEEDKRRSLMGTIEPRRNLGIKQTDSSEDNSDDGTAQIPTAKGGMRRKHHRAWTLVEVIKLVEGVSKCGTGRWSEIKRLSFASYSYRTSVDLKDKWRNLLKASVAQTPPDDGINSRKHASVPIPASILLKVRKLAEMQVQVPPNLGPSKLATVSSRSVHQMRPGFL, from the exons ATGGAAACAGTGGTCGGTGTTGAGGGGAATGATGAAGGGATGTGTGAGGAGAGTAGGGTTGAGAAAAGTAGCTCTTCTTTGTCTTCGCCAAAGCAGATTGCCGATCCTGTTGTATACAAGCTCGTTCGG GTTGAAGGTGATGGGAGATTAGTGCCAGCAACAGATGATGAAGTAATGGAAGTTGAGGATTTTCTTGTTGATGAGACGGTTGAATTACCTGTTATTACAGAGGCTGGAAATGGTCGGTGCATTTCCAACGAAGAGTCTTCCTCTGGGAAACCTCAGAAAGAAAGCTCAGAAG GTGTCTCACATTCAGAGAACACAGAAGCTGATGTGAAATTAAGTGCACGGCTTGAG TACATTGAGGAGATGTTGCAAAAGGTCAAACAGGAAGAGAGGCTCCGCTTAGCATGTGGATCTCCTGATCATTCTTCTGCTTTTATGAATGTAGACATCCAGTGTTCTGATCAGCATGATAAATTACCTGCTATTGATGAGAGGCTGCAATCTGAAATTCCTTTGCAGGATATTGTTCCTTCTTCATCACTAAGTCCAGATGGAAGCCATATTAATGAATCTGGGAGAATTGGGGAGTGCTCAAAACAACCGCTGGATGGACCAATAGAAAGTGGGTCATCAGCTTCTGTCATCTGCACTGGTCCAAAGCCTGATATTAATACACTAAAGGGGGAGATATGCTTGGACAACCTATCAATTAGAGAACTTCATGAATTATTTCGGGCAACTTTTGGGAGAGAAACTACTGTTAAGGACAAGTTATGGCTTAAGAGGAGGATCACAATGGCGTTGACTAACTCTTGTGATGTTTCAACAACAACTTTCACTATTGTAGATAACAAATTGGTGAACAAGGGTAAAGATGATAGCATTCAGAACGCAGATGGTATGCTCACTGAGGGGTCAGATGGTGAAGCAAAGAATCTTGGGTATGAAACTTCACCAACTAGCCACAGTAGCAAAATGGAAAATCATGTCACTGTTTCAGGCAAGAGATTGGTAAACATTAGTGCAGAACTGGATTGTGGAAGTGAGGACCTTCACACAGATCAGAGAGCTGCCAAACGAATTCGAAAGCCCACTAAGAGATATATTGAAGAGCTTTCTGAAGTTGAATCAAAAGATTGTAGCCCAAAAGTGATTAGTCCAGTTAAAAGTGCGGGACAGCAACAAACATCTCCAAATTCTTGTAGGCCTCTTGGAAATGTCCCTTTAAATGAGAGAGCTATTGCCACCAGGTTGGACCCTCTTGGAAGTGTGACAAATGTCCCTCCAAATGAGAGAACGTTTGTCACCAGGTTGGATTCTCTTGGCGGATCTGGGGTTCAGGTTCCTTATGTTTCTCGAGTTCGTAGAAGCCGTCCAAGGAAAAATATTATGGCCCTTATG TTTGATATGAGTGGAATGGGTGTGACAGCTAAACTTGTAAAAGAGGCCTTTAGTGTGCGTAGTTCTGTATCAGAGAGTGAGCATGCAGACAAAGTCTTGAAAGTCAGATCTGCTTCTGAACGGATGAAACCACGG TGTATTGCTGAGCCAGAGGAAGACAAACGTCGCTCACTAATGGGCACAATCGAACCGCGAAGGAACTTGGGCATTAAACAGACAGATTCATCCGAGGACAATTCAGATGATGGTACAGCCCAGATTCCCACAGCGAAAGGTGGAATGAGGAGGAAACACCATCGAGCTTGGACTCTTGTTGAGGTTATAAAATTAGTTGAGGGTGTCTCTAAGTGTGGCACTGGGAGGTGGTCTGAGATCAAAAGGCTTTCCTTTGCATCGTATTCATATCGCACTTCTGTTGATCTCAAG GACAAGTGGAGAAACCTGCTGAAAGCTAGCGTTGCGCAAACGCCTCCTGATGATGGA ATAAACTCCCGGAAACATGCTTCAGTACCCATCCCGGCATCAATTTTGTTAAAAGTAAGAAAGCTTGCTGAGAT
- the LOC137739531 gene encoding uncharacterized protein isoform X4, translating into MCEESRVEKSSSSLSSPKQIADPVVYKLVRVEGDGRLVPATDDEVMEVEDFLVDETVELPVITEAGNGRCISNEESSSGKPQKESSEGVSHSENTEADVKLSARLEDIVPSSSLSPDGSHINESGRIGECSKQPLDGPIESGSSASVICTGPKPDINTLKGEICLDNLSIRELHELFRATFGRETTVKDKLWLKRRITMALTNSCDVSTTTFTIVDNKLVNKGKDDSIQNADGMLTEGSDGEAKNLGYETSPTSHSSKMENHVTVSGKRLVNISAELDCGSEDLHTDQRAAKRIRKPTKRYIEELSEVESKDCSPKVISPVKSAGQQQTSPNSCRPLGNVPLNERAIATRLDPLGSVTNVPPNERTFVTRLDSLGGSGVQVPYVSRVRRSRPRKNIMALMKFDMSGMGVTAKLVKEAFSVRSSVSESEHADKVLKVRSASERMKPRCIAEPEEDKRRSLMGTIEPRRNLGIKQTDSSEDNSDDGTAQIPTAKGGMRRKHHRAWTLVEVIKLVEGVSKCGTGRWSEIKRLSFASYSYRTSVDLKDKWRNLLKASVAQTPPDDGINSRKHASVPIPASILLKVRKLAEMQVQVPPNLGPSKLATVSSRSVHQMRPGFL; encoded by the exons ATGTGTGAGGAGAGTAGGGTTGAGAAAAGTAGCTCTTCTTTGTCTTCGCCAAAGCAGATTGCCGATCCTGTTGTATACAAGCTCGTTCGG GTTGAAGGTGATGGGAGATTAGTGCCAGCAACAGATGATGAAGTAATGGAAGTTGAGGATTTTCTTGTTGATGAGACGGTTGAATTACCTGTTATTACAGAGGCTGGAAATGGTCGGTGCATTTCCAACGAAGAGTCTTCCTCTGGGAAACCTCAGAAAGAAAGCTCAGAAG GTGTCTCACATTCAGAGAACACAGAAGCTGATGTGAAATTAAGTGCACGGCTTGAG GATATTGTTCCTTCTTCATCACTAAGTCCAGATGGAAGCCATATTAATGAATCTGGGAGAATTGGGGAGTGCTCAAAACAACCGCTGGATGGACCAATAGAAAGTGGGTCATCAGCTTCTGTCATCTGCACTGGTCCAAAGCCTGATATTAATACACTAAAGGGGGAGATATGCTTGGACAACCTATCAATTAGAGAACTTCATGAATTATTTCGGGCAACTTTTGGGAGAGAAACTACTGTTAAGGACAAGTTATGGCTTAAGAGGAGGATCACAATGGCGTTGACTAACTCTTGTGATGTTTCAACAACAACTTTCACTATTGTAGATAACAAATTGGTGAACAAGGGTAAAGATGATAGCATTCAGAACGCAGATGGTATGCTCACTGAGGGGTCAGATGGTGAAGCAAAGAATCTTGGGTATGAAACTTCACCAACTAGCCACAGTAGCAAAATGGAAAATCATGTCACTGTTTCAGGCAAGAGATTGGTAAACATTAGTGCAGAACTGGATTGTGGAAGTGAGGACCTTCACACAGATCAGAGAGCTGCCAAACGAATTCGAAAGCCCACTAAGAGATATATTGAAGAGCTTTCTGAAGTTGAATCAAAAGATTGTAGCCCAAAAGTGATTAGTCCAGTTAAAAGTGCGGGACAGCAACAAACATCTCCAAATTCTTGTAGGCCTCTTGGAAATGTCCCTTTAAATGAGAGAGCTATTGCCACCAGGTTGGACCCTCTTGGAAGTGTGACAAATGTCCCTCCAAATGAGAGAACGTTTGTCACCAGGTTGGATTCTCTTGGCGGATCTGGGGTTCAGGTTCCTTATGTTTCTCGAGTTCGTAGAAGCCGTCCAAGGAAAAATATTATGGCCCTTATG aaGTTTGATATGAGTGGAATGGGTGTGACAGCTAAACTTGTAAAAGAGGCCTTTAGTGTGCGTAGTTCTGTATCAGAGAGTGAGCATGCAGACAAAGTCTTGAAAGTCAGATCTGCTTCTGAACGGATGAAACCACGG TGTATTGCTGAGCCAGAGGAAGACAAACGTCGCTCACTAATGGGCACAATCGAACCGCGAAGGAACTTGGGCATTAAACAGACAGATTCATCCGAGGACAATTCAGATGATGGTACAGCCCAGATTCCCACAGCGAAAGGTGGAATGAGGAGGAAACACCATCGAGCTTGGACTCTTGTTGAGGTTATAAAATTAGTTGAGGGTGTCTCTAAGTGTGGCACTGGGAGGTGGTCTGAGATCAAAAGGCTTTCCTTTGCATCGTATTCATATCGCACTTCTGTTGATCTCAAG GACAAGTGGAGAAACCTGCTGAAAGCTAGCGTTGCGCAAACGCCTCCTGATGATGGA ATAAACTCCCGGAAACATGCTTCAGTACCCATCCCGGCATCAATTTTGTTAAAAGTAAGAAAGCTTGCTGAGAT